A stretch of DNA from Pseudomonas sp. HN11:
GGAAGTTCACCGCGCCGGCCACTTCTTCTGGCGTGCCCATGCGCTGCGCCGGGATCATCTTCATCAGTTCTTCCACCGGCACGTTTTCATCCAGCATCGCCGTGTCGATCAAGCCCGGGGCGACGCAATTGACGGTGATCTTGCGCTTGCCCAGCTCGATGGACAGGGCCTTCGCCGCGCCGATCAGGCCGGCTTTGGACGCGCTGTAATTGACCTGACCACGGTTGCCGATCAGCCCGGAAACCGAGGTAATGCACACAATACGCCCGGCTGCGCGACGACGAATCATCGGCATCATCACCGGGTGCAGCACGTTGTAGAAACCATCGAGGTTGGTGCGCATCACCACGTCCCAATCGTCTTCCGACAGGGCCGGGAAGGCGCCGTCGCGGGTCAGGCCGGCGTTAAGTACCACGCCGTAATAGGCGCCATGGTGCTCGACATCCGCTTCCAGAATGTCCTTGCACGCCGCGCGATCCGCCACATCGAATTGCAGCACCCGCGCCTTGCGGCCCAAGGCTTCAACCTCGGCCTGCACCGCATCGGCTTCGGCACGACCGCTGCGGCAATGCAGTACGATGTCATGCCCGGCCTGGGCCAGGCGCAGCGCGATGGCGCGGCCGATGCCACGGCTGGAGCCGGTGACCAGTACAGATTCAGTCATGGCGTTACGTCCTTCGATTCATCTAAATAGTTGGCCGCCTGAGGCGGTCGAAATACATTCAAGCGGGCGCTGGCCTGGATTCCGTCGCCGGTCAGGTGGCATTCGAACACACCCATGCCATTGTCGTCTTCCAGGGAGCGCAGGCCGTGGATCGCCAGCTCGGCGCCGGCCGGGAAGTATTCCACGTTGCACTCGAATTTACGTGTGCCGAGCAGGAAGCCCAATTCCACCGCTTCGCCTTTCTGACGCGCGTGGCAACCGGCGTAGGCGGCGACGCTTTGCGCCATCAGCTCTATCCCGACCCAGGCCGGCAGGCTACCGTCCGGGCGGTTGAACAGGCCGCCGGGTTTGACGGTCACGCGGGTGTGGATCTGCTCTTCATCGAATGACAGCACCTGGTCGATCAGGATCATGTCGCCCGCATGGGGCAGCAGTTCAGCGAGTGGCCAATCGATCATAGGGCCTCTCCGATAATCAGGCTGACGTTGTTGCCGCCGAAAGCAAACGAATTACTCATCAGGCAGCGCTTTCCTAGTGTTTCCGCGGCTTGCGCCCACTGCAAGGCGGGCAGGGCCGGATCGGCCTGGCCGTCCCACACGTGAGGCGGTACGCGGTTGTGAGCCAGGCTCAACCAGCAGAACGCCGCTTCCAGTGCCCCGGCTGCGCCCAGGGTATGACCGCTCATGGGTTTGGTCGACGAACAGGCCACGCCCTGCGGGAACAGGCTGGCGACGGCCAGGCTTTCCATGGCGTCATTATGCTGGGTGGCCGTGCCGTGCAGGTTCAGGTAGCCGATCTGCTCGGGTTGCAATCGGGCGCTGGCCAAGGCCTTGCGCATCGACTGCAACGCGCCTTTGCCGGTGGGCTCGGGCGCGGAGATATGGTGTGCATCGCAACTGGCGCCGCTGCCCAGCAGGGCGATGGGCGCGGGTTCCTTGCTCATCAGAAACAGCACGGCCGCTTCGCCGATGTTGATGCCGTTGCGGTTAACCGAAAACGGATTGCAGCGTTCGTTTGACACGGCTTCCAATGAGCTGAAACCATTGAGGGTCAGTTTGCACAGGCTGTCGACGCCGCCGCAGATCACCGCATCGCACACGCCCAGGTCCAACAGGCGCTGGGCACTCATCAGGGCGCGGGCGCTGGAGGTGCAAGCGGTGGAGATCACATAGGCCGGGCCGCTCAGTTGCAACCAGTCGGCGAGGAAATTCGCCGGGGCGCTGAGTTCCTGCTGCTGGTAGTCGTAGTCGCCGGGAAACTGGTTTTCCCGCAAAAAGTGCGCGATGCCACGACTGGCTTCGTCGATGCCCGAGGTGCTGGTACCGAGCACAATGCCCACCCGTGACGCGCCGTAGGTATGGATCGCCTGGCGAATATCGCCTTCGATCTGCAACGCCGCTTCCAGCAACAACTGATTATTGCGGCTGCTTTGCTGGCCCAGCTCGGCGGGAATGGTCGCCAGCTCACCGTGCACACCGGCCACCGGCAATACGCGCTCCGGCACCCAGCCGCTTTCGGCGCGCATGCCGGAGCAGTCACCGGCAAACAGGCTGCGGCTGACTTCATCCTGGCCACGGCCGAGGGCGCAGATCACGCCCAGGGCGTTGAGGTAGGCGTTCATCGGGCGGCTCCGAGCGGCGTGATGCGGTAGCTCAAGGGCTGGCCGGTCATGTTCACGCTGAAAACCTCGGACGATTGATACACGATCTGCCAATGCCCCGGCAGGGTGCGGGTCAGGTCCATGGCTTGGGCGCTGGGGTACAGCGCGCGCACGTCATCGGCCGAAGTCAGGGCAAACAGCAACGCGGCAAACAACTCGCGCGCCTGGGGATTGGGCGGCAGCAAGCCATCGGCCTGCCATTCGTCATCGATCAGTTTTTGTCGCGCCTGGGGAATGCCCAGCGGGTCCATCATCGACCAGCGAATGCCGCCGCTTTCGCGTTGGATTACCAGCAGCCAATCCTGGCTCTGGCCGTCGGCCAGGCGCTGCACATGCAGTTGCAGCGGCAAGGTCAGGGTTGGGGTTTTCTCGGGCAGCGGCGGCTGGCTGGCGCAGGCGCTCAGCAACAACAGGCAGCCGATCAACAACATGCGCATCATGGGGCAGCACTCGCCAAGGGTTTGCGTGCCACGCAATTGACCAACGTTTCCTCGCGCTGGCCCACCGGCGGCGCCTTGCGCAGGCCCCAGCGTTCCAACAGGCCGAAATCGCTGGAGCGGCTCCACCACAAGTACGGGTACGAGACGTTCTGCGGACCGAATTCAAAGCCCTGCTCGCGGAGCATCTCCAGGTATTCTTCGGCGCTTTTCTGCACATGCATCGGGTGGCGGAACAGCCAGCGAATCACCCAGGTGTCGATATAGGCTTCGGTGGATTCGGCAAACAGCAGATAGCCGCCCGGCTTGAGCACGCGGTAGAACTCCTTGAGCGCGCGGTGCTGCTCGACCAGGTGGTGGAAGGTCTGGTGGCAGAACAGGATATCGACGCTGGCATCCGGTACTTGCAAGGTGGCGCAGTCGCTGCCGATCAGCTCGATGGCCAAGCCTTGGCGCTTGGCTTCTTCACGGCTCAGTTCCAGGCTGTGCGGGTCGGCATCCAGGCCGATCAGGCGCTTGGGGGCGAAGACCTGCTGCAGGTATTGGAACGACTTGCCCTGGCCGCAACCGGCGTCCAGCAGTACCGGGGCCTCGGGCAGCGGATCGGTAAACAGGCTGCGCAGGTCGTTGATCGCCACGCGTAGCACATGGTGTTGCCAGGTGTGGCTGCGCAGGAACCAGAAGCCGAACCTGGTTTCTTCGACGTAGTTTTTACTCAGGTACTGACTACTCATACCGGCTCACTCGCACAAATCTCCGACAGCATCCGCAGGCGCCGCTTGGGCTCGCTGACAAACGGATTGCGCTCGTCCCACGCGTAACCGGCGAGGATCGAACTGATCATCCGGCGAATATCCGGCGAGCTGCCTGGATGGAAGATCACGTCCTGGAAAGTCCCGGCGTACCAGCCTTCGACGTAGCAGCGGAACGTATCGACACCGCGCTTCAAGGGCTCGGCAAATTCGGTTTGCCAGTCCACGGTTTCGCCCTTGAGCTGACGATGCAACACACCGGCCGCCATGCTGGCCGAGCGCATGGCGATGGTCACCCCGGAGGAGAATACCGGATCGAGGAATTCCGCCGCGTTGCCCAGCAGCGCAAAACCTGGCCCGTGCAGGGTTTTGACGTTGGCCGCGTAGCCGCCGAGGGTGCGCGCCGGCGTATCCCACACGGCGTGTTGCAGCACGCCGGCAAGGCTCGGGGTTTCGGCGATAAAGCCGCGCAGGCAGGCATCGAGGTCCCCATCGCGGCCGTCGAAATGCTCCTTGGCCGCGACCACGCCCACCGAGCAACGCCCGTTGCTGAACGGGATGGTCCAGAACCAGATGTCACGCTTCGTCGGATGTGTGGTTACCAGAATCTTGGCGCGGTCGAAGCCAGGGTGTTCGATGCGGTCTTCGACATGGGTGAACACGGCTTGGCGCACGGGAAAGTCAGACGGCAGGTCCAGGTCCAGCAGGCGCGGCAACACGCGGCCATAGCCGCTGGCGTCGAGCACGAACTTGGCCTTGAGGTGGTACTCGCTGCCGTTCTCACGACGCACATGCAGGTAACGGGATTCGCCCTTGAAATCCACGCCGACGATGGTTTCGCCATAGCGGATGTCCACGCCTTGCAGCGCGGCTTGATCAGCCAGCAATTTGTCGAATTCGCCGCGCTGCACCTGGAAGGTGGTCGGCTTGCCGTTGCTGAAGGTGTCACTGAAATCAAACGCGCTGTAGCGCTCGCCCCAGGCGAACGCGGCGCCGGTTTTCACCTGGAACCCTGCGGCCTGCACCGCGTCGAGCATGCCGGCTTCTTCGATGAAGTCGATGCAGTGGGACAGCAGGCTTTCGCCGATCGAGAAGCGTGGGAAATGCTGGCGCTCGATGATCAATACATCATGCCCTTTGCGCTTTAACAGCGCGGCGGCGATGGCCCCGGACGGACCGGCACCGATCACCACCACCTGGCGACGTTCCATTTCAACTGTGGGCACGAGGGCTCCTTGCCGCATTGGCGATAATCACATTCATAAGGCGTGTTTCTGTTGCCCGGCCCAGGGTGCCAGCATAAAGCTGAATGCCAGGCCCAGGCTGACCGATAAGCCGAAATTGCTCACCGCTGGTGTACTGGACACCGCCAGCAGGCCAAACGACAACCAGGTCGTCAGCGCCGCCAGCAGTGTCCCCAATAGACTGACCGCAGGGCCGCCGATTTGCTCGCGCATCAGGATCGCGTAGTCGACACTGATCGCCGTGACCAACAGCAGGCCGAACAGGCTGAACAGCGTCAGTGGCTGGCCCAGCCATCCAAGGCTGGCCAGGCTGCACAGCGCAGCAAGCAGCGGCAGCGCGACGATGCGCAAGGCGCCGCCGAAGCCAAACGGCAGGATCAGCAGTAGCACGATCAGCACACAGGACATCAACTTCAGTTCAGCAGCGCTGATCTGTGTGTCGGCGAACACCCGGTTCAAATCGCCCAATCGGTCGACCAACTGCACGCCCGGCAAATCCAGCGCCTGTACGCGCAGCAAGGCGGGGTTGTTCAAACCTTGCAGGCTGACCATGGCCGCCACGCCGCCTTCGACCTTGCCCAGCCACAGCATGCGCCAAGGCTCGGCCATCGGGCCGGCCAGAGCGGCATCAATGTCTTGGGTGGGCAGCGCTTGCAGGTGCGCGACTTCGGCTTGCAGGGCGCTGGCGGGCACGCCGAGGTCCAGTAGCGGCTGCCAGTGTGATGGGAGGTTGTTCAGCGCATCACGCAGTCGTTGCTGTTCGGCGGGCAGGCTGACCAGTTGATTGAGCGCCAGGTAACCCTGGAGCTTGTCCATGTTCACTAACTGATCCAGACGTTGGCCCAGGGCGCTTTCACGTTCCAGCAATTGTTGCTGGTTGTCCGCCCGCACCAGGAAGAACTGGCTGGTGGGCTGGAAGCCGGTAATCCGCGCCACGGCCTGCGCTTCTTGCAGCAACTGCGGCGGCGCGCCGATCCATTGGCGGATATCGTTTTTGCTGTTCAGGTGCCACAGGCCACCCGCGCAAAACAGCAGCAGCAAGGCCAGCAGCACCGGGCTCGGCACGCGCTTGAGCAACGCGGCGCGAACCAGCCACAGGCATTCGGCGATGCGCAGCGGCCATTGCGCCGGGCGCAGTTCGACGCCCTTGAGCAGCGCCGGTAACAGGCATACGGCGGACAGGTAGGCGCCGACCAGGCCGGCAGCGGAGAACACGGCGATTTGCGTCAACGCGGGGAATGGCGTCCAGGCCAGTGCCAGGTAACCGATACAACTGGTCGCCAAGCTCAAACTCAGCCCCGGCAAGGTGATGCGCAGCGCCGGCCAACTGCGCCACGGTCGCATGCTCCAGCTTTTCGACAGGTAATGCAGCGGGTAATCCACTGCCACGCCGATCAGGCTGGAGCCCAGCACCAGCGTCATCACATGCATATGGCCGAACCACGCTACACAAGCCACCGCGCCAAACAGCATGCCCACCAGCACTGGCACAAAGGCCAGCAACACGCGCCAGCGGCGGAAGGCGAGCAATAGCAACGCTAGGATGCCGACGGTTGCACCGCCGCCGACCCAGGTGATTTCCCGCGTGGCTTGCTGCTGACCATTGGCGGCGTAGAGCAAGCCGCTGGCGGCAAGCAGTTGCGCGCCGTGTTCGCTGGCTTGCGCGCGACTGGCCTGGAGCAGATCCGCCACTTGCAGCGGCAGTTTCATGTCGAAGGCATTGCCGGTGGTGCGCGCACGCAGCAGCACCCAGCTTTTGCCGTCGGCATCGGCGATCAGTGCGCCGCTGCCGATATCCAACTGCACCGAGCCGTGTTGCGGCTGGCTGTTCTGGATGCGTCCGGTGAGGCCCAGCCAGTCGTCCTGGCTTGGTACCAGGCTGAAGCCGGTGAAAGGGTCGAACAGCGCTTGCACGCGCTGTTGGATAAACGCGTCGGGCTGCTCGATCAGTTGCTCGCGGTCCTTGGTCGAGAGCATCGCCAGGCGCCCACGCAGTAATTGATCGCGCAGTGCCGGCAAGTCGGCTTGCAGGTTCCACTGCACTTTTTCAAACAGTCCGCTGGCCTGCCAGCGCTCGCCCAGTTGTTGTGCGACCGCCACGGCTTGCTGACGGTCGGCATGGCCCACCAGCACCAGCATCTCGCGGTTCAAGGGTTCTTGCATGCGCTGTTCGGCTTGCTGTTCCAGGGCATCCGGTGTGTTGCCCGGCACCAGCTCCATCAGGTTGGCCGACAGCGGCGCGCCATGGCGCCACTGCCAGCCGGCCAAGGCCAGCACAGCCACCAGCAGGATCAGGAACAGGCGCGGCGGCAGGCGCTCACTGGGCAAAGTCGTGCTGCTCCGCTTCGCTCAGGGGTTGGCTGGCAATGCTGTCCTGCATGCGCAAAACGGTGCTGTCGCCTTGGGTTTCCAGCAGTTCGATGGTCTGCACCAAGTCGCCGCCGTCGATGTTGATCTGGGTGAAAACCTGTTTGAGCAACAGTGAGCGCGGGATCAGCGTGAGCTTCCATTGCTTCGCCTCGCCTTGCAGCTGCAATTGGAAGTCACGCTGCAAGCCGCTGCTGTCGCCCTGGAGTACGGCCAGGAACAGGCGATTCTGCTCGGCCCCGGCGCTCTTGTTCGGCAGCAGTTGCCAGCCGTTGGCGTCGCGGCGGGCGATGCCCTGGGCGCTGATGCGATAGTCCTGTTGCAGTGGGGTTTTCAGCAGCCATAGCAAACCGTGGTCTTTCGCCAGCACAAAGGTGCCCTTGCTGACCAAGGGCTGGGGCAGGGCACGCAGGTGTTTTTCCTGGGTGAAGCTGCCGTGGATCACGCTGGGTTTGGCCAACTGCTCGCTGAGCTGTTGCAGATCGAAGGCGTGGGCTTGCAGCGACAGCAGCAGCGCACCCAGAAAGGTGATCCATTTCATGACAGGGCCTTTTCGACGGCGTCGGTGAATACTGTGGGGGAGGCCAACTGCATCTCGCGGCTGGCGATTTCCACCGCCACTTGCACGGTGCTGGCGCGGGTCAGACGCTCGCCGCTGGCCAGGTCAGTGATCAGGTAATTGACCTTCAAACGGTTCTCCCACTCCACCAGGCTGGCGCGCACGTTGAGGGTCTGGCCGAACACCGCGCCGCGTACGTAACGCAGCTGCATGTCGATCACCGGCCAGGCGTAGCCCGACTCGAGCATCGCCGTGTAGTTGTGCCCGATCTTGTCCAGCAACGCGCAGCGCGCCACTTCCAGGTACTTCACGTAATGCCCGTGCCACACTACGTTCATGGTGTCGACGTCAAAAAAAGGCACGAGGATTTCAGTGTCGCAATGCAGTACGCCGGCGCTACGCATGCAGCCTCCAGTGTTGCTCGGCAATGCGTTGCAGGCACAGG
This window harbors:
- the fabG gene encoding 3-oxoacyl-ACP reductase FabG; translation: MTESVLVTGSSRGIGRAIALRLAQAGHDIVLHCRSGRAEADAVQAEVEALGRKARVLQFDVADRAACKDILEADVEHHGAYYGVVLNAGLTRDGAFPALSEDDWDVVMRTNLDGFYNVLHPVMMPMIRRRAAGRIVCITSVSGLIGNRGQVNYSASKAGLIGAAKALSIELGKRKITVNCVAPGLIDTAMLDENVPVEELMKMIPAQRMGTPEEVAGAVNFLMSAEAGYITRQVLAVNGGLC
- a CDS encoding hotdog family protein encodes the protein MIDWPLAELLPHAGDMILIDQVLSFDEEQIHTRVTVKPGGLFNRPDGSLPAWVGIELMAQSVAAYAGCHARQKGEAVELGFLLGTRKFECNVEYFPAGAELAIHGLRSLEDDNGMGVFECHLTGDGIQASARLNVFRPPQAANYLDESKDVTP
- a CDS encoding beta-ketoacyl-[acyl-carrier-protein] synthase family protein, coding for MNAYLNALGVICALGRGQDEVSRSLFAGDCSGMRAESGWVPERVLPVAGVHGELATIPAELGQQSSRNNQLLLEAALQIEGDIRQAIHTYGASRVGIVLGTSTSGIDEASRGIAHFLRENQFPGDYDYQQQELSAPANFLADWLQLSGPAYVISTACTSSARALMSAQRLLDLGVCDAVICGGVDSLCKLTLNGFSSLEAVSNERCNPFSVNRNGINIGEAAVLFLMSKEPAPIALLGSGASCDAHHISAPEPTGKGALQSMRKALASARLQPEQIGYLNLHGTATQHNDAMESLAVASLFPQGVACSSTKPMSGHTLGAAGALEAAFCWLSLAHNRVPPHVWDGQADPALPALQWAQAAETLGKRCLMSNSFAFGGNNVSLIIGEAL
- a CDS encoding class I SAM-dependent methyltransferase, giving the protein MSSQYLSKNYVEETRFGFWFLRSHTWQHHVLRVAINDLRSLFTDPLPEAPVLLDAGCGQGKSFQYLQQVFAPKRLIGLDADPHSLELSREEAKRQGLAIELIGSDCATLQVPDASVDILFCHQTFHHLVEQHRALKEFYRVLKPGGYLLFAESTEAYIDTWVIRWLFRHPMHVQKSAEEYLEMLREQGFEFGPQNVSYPYLWWSRSSDFGLLERWGLRKAPPVGQREETLVNCVARKPLASAAP
- a CDS encoding NAD(P)/FAD-dependent oxidoreductase, encoding MPTVEMERRQVVVIGAGPSGAIAAALLKRKGHDVLIIERQHFPRFSIGESLLSHCIDFIEEAGMLDAVQAAGFQVKTGAAFAWGERYSAFDFSDTFSNGKPTTFQVQRGEFDKLLADQAALQGVDIRYGETIVGVDFKGESRYLHVRRENGSEYHLKAKFVLDASGYGRVLPRLLDLDLPSDFPVRQAVFTHVEDRIEHPGFDRAKILVTTHPTKRDIWFWTIPFSNGRCSVGVVAAKEHFDGRDGDLDACLRGFIAETPSLAGVLQHAVWDTPARTLGGYAANVKTLHGPGFALLGNAAEFLDPVFSSGVTIAMRSASMAAGVLHRQLKGETVDWQTEFAEPLKRGVDTFRCYVEGWYAGTFQDVIFHPGSSPDIRRMISSILAGYAWDERNPFVSEPKRRLRMLSEICASEPV
- a CDS encoding MMPL family transporter, with protein sequence MPSERLPPRLFLILLVAVLALAGWQWRHGAPLSANLMELVPGNTPDALEQQAEQRMQEPLNREMLVLVGHADRQQAVAVAQQLGERWQASGLFEKVQWNLQADLPALRDQLLRGRLAMLSTKDREQLIEQPDAFIQQRVQALFDPFTGFSLVPSQDDWLGLTGRIQNSQPQHGSVQLDIGSGALIADADGKSWVLLRARTTGNAFDMKLPLQVADLLQASRAQASEHGAQLLAASGLLYAANGQQQATREITWVGGGATVGILALLLLAFRRWRVLLAFVPVLVGMLFGAVACVAWFGHMHVMTLVLGSSLIGVAVDYPLHYLSKSWSMRPWRSWPALRITLPGLSLSLATSCIGYLALAWTPFPALTQIAVFSAAGLVGAYLSAVCLLPALLKGVELRPAQWPLRIAECLWLVRAALLKRVPSPVLLALLLLFCAGGLWHLNSKNDIRQWIGAPPQLLQEAQAVARITGFQPTSQFFLVRADNQQQLLERESALGQRLDQLVNMDKLQGYLALNQLVSLPAEQQRLRDALNNLPSHWQPLLDLGVPASALQAEVAHLQALPTQDIDAALAGPMAEPWRMLWLGKVEGGVAAMVSLQGLNNPALLRVQALDLPGVQLVDRLGDLNRVFADTQISAAELKLMSCVLIVLLLILPFGFGGALRIVALPLLAALCSLASLGWLGQPLTLFSLFGLLLVTAISVDYAILMREQIGGPAVSLLGTLLAALTTWLSFGLLAVSSTPAVSNFGLSVSLGLAFSFMLAPWAGQQKHAL
- a CDS encoding outer membrane lipoprotein carrier protein LolA, whose protein sequence is MKWITFLGALLLSLQAHAFDLQQLSEQLAKPSVIHGSFTQEKHLRALPQPLVSKGTFVLAKDHGLLWLLKTPLQQDYRISAQGIARRDANGWQLLPNKSAGAEQNRLFLAVLQGDSSGLQRDFQLQLQGEAKQWKLTLIPRSLLLKQVFTQINIDGGDLVQTIELLETQGDSTVLRMQDSIASQPLSEAEQHDFAQ
- a CDS encoding acyl-CoA thioesterase — protein: MRSAGVLHCDTEILVPFFDVDTMNVVWHGHYVKYLEVARCALLDKIGHNYTAMLESGYAWPVIDMQLRYVRGAVFGQTLNVRASLVEWENRLKVNYLITDLASGERLTRASTVQVAVEIASREMQLASPTVFTDAVEKALS